ATATAAAACTATTTTTTTCAATAGTACTTTCAGTAGTACTTTTTTTGAGTCTTTGGTACTTCGTTTCAAATCATATTTCAACAATGCTTCCATTTTGAAATTTTAAAATTTTATCAGCAATTGATAGAGTTGAAGCCTTATGAGTTATAATAAGTATCAGTGAATTTTGTTGCTTTAATTTAATAAGTGAATTAAGTATTATTTCCTCTGTTTCAGAATCCAAAAAAGATGTTGGTTCATCCAATATTATAATTTTTGGTCTCCTAAGTAATATTCTTGCAAGTGCTATACGTTGAGCTTCTCCAACTGATATTTGTGAACCACGAACTCCTAAATTGACATTTAATCCATCTTGTGCTCTTGAAACAAAATCTCTAAGTCCAGCTTCATTAACAACTTTTTCAATTTGTTCAATTGTATAATTCTTACCACCTAATGTAATATTCTCATAGAGAGTACCATTAATTATAAATGCATTTTGCAATAAAAAACCCACATTATTTCTAAAATCTTTTATG
This genomic stretch from Caldicellulosiruptoraceae bacterium PP1 harbors:
- a CDS encoding ATP-binding cassette domain-containing protein; its protein translation is SGSGKSTFARIIARLLKPQNGVILVDDIDINDIDIKDFRNNVGFLLQNAFIINGTLYENITLGGKNYTIEQIEKVVNEAGLRDFVSRAQDGLNVNLGVRGSQISVGEAQRIALARILLRRPKIIILDEPTSFLDSETEEIILNSLIKLKQQNSLILIITHKASTLSIADKILKFQNGSIVEI